From Methanoculleus oceani, a single genomic window includes:
- a CDS encoding serpin family protein, protein MDRNVIGLLVLASFIALGSIAAGCTDMPGTTSADSAPVEGQETPDNRTAPDGSVAAGNNRFAADLYRQLAGDPQYAGQNLFFSPYSISSALAITYEGARGTTADEIGSVLHLPENESLRRAGFAGLDAALNSGDANYTLRTANALWAEETYPFLPEYIETAGRWYSANATNLDFVNNPEASRQTINRWVEERTEDKIRDLLPAGSINPLTRLVITNAIYFKGTWVEQFDANETTEEEFRVAENETVQVRMMQRTDEDAVYGYAQTDTLQALEMPYAHGNGTELSMLVLLPKEDNLTAAEEALDAETLAELRESLVRERVRVFFPKFTLETEYSLPPTLAAMGMPTAFTGEADLSGMDGTDMLFISEVVHKAFVDVNEEGTEAAAATGVVVNLKSAPVEDFTPVFRADHPFVFLIVEEDSGTILFMGRVANPESP, encoded by the coding sequence ATGGACAGAAACGTTATCGGCCTACTGGTCCTGGCGTCATTCATCGCGCTCGGCAGTATCGCCGCGGGGTGCACCGATATGCCGGGGACGACATCTGCGGATTCCGCCCCTGTCGAGGGGCAGGAGACGCCGGATAACCGGACGGCACCGGACGGCAGCGTGGCGGCGGGAAACAACCGGTTCGCGGCCGACCTCTACCGGCAACTTGCAGGCGATCCGCAATACGCGGGCCAGAACCTCTTCTTCTCGCCCTACAGCATCTCGTCGGCCCTCGCGATCACCTACGAGGGCGCCCGGGGCACGACCGCCGACGAGATCGGATCGGTGCTGCACCTCCCGGAGAACGAGAGCCTCCGGCGGGCGGGGTTTGCCGGGCTTGATGCCGCCCTGAACAGCGGGGACGCGAACTACACTCTCCGCACGGCAAACGCCCTCTGGGCGGAGGAGACTTACCCGTTCCTCCCGGAGTATATTGAGACCGCCGGGCGGTGGTACTCGGCAAACGCCACGAACCTCGACTTCGTCAACAACCCCGAAGCGTCACGGCAGACGATCAACCGCTGGGTGGAGGAGCGGACCGAAGATAAGATCCGCGACCTCCTCCCAGCCGGTTCGATCAACCCGCTGACCCGGCTCGTGATCACGAACGCGATCTACTTCAAGGGTACCTGGGTCGAACAGTTCGACGCAAACGAGACAACGGAAGAGGAGTTCCGGGTTGCCGAAAACGAGACCGTGCAGGTCAGGATGATGCAGCGGACGGACGAGGACGCCGTCTACGGGTATGCACAGACCGACACCCTCCAGGCGCTTGAGATGCCGTACGCGCACGGGAACGGAACGGAACTCTCGATGCTCGTCCTCCTCCCAAAGGAAGACAACCTGACGGCTGCGGAGGAGGCGCTGGACGCGGAGACGCTCGCCGAACTGCGGGAGTCGCTGGTCCGCGAGCGCGTCAGGGTCTTCTTCCCGAAGTTCACGCTTGAGACGGAGTACAGCCTCCCGCCGACGCTTGCGGCGATGGGGATGCCGACGGCGTTCACCGGTGAAGCCGACCTCTCGGGGATGGACGGCACGGATATGCTCTTCATCAGCGAGGTCGTTCATAAGGCGTTCGTCGACGTGAACGAGGAAGGCACCGAGGCCGCGGCGGCAACCGGGGTCGTCGTGAACTTAAAGAGCGCGCCGGTCGAGGATTTCACACCCGTCTTCCGGGCGGACCACCCGTTCGTCTTCCTCATCGTCGAGGAGGATTCCGGCACGATCCTCTTTATGGGACGG
- the infB gene encoding translation initiation factor IF-2, which yields MAKQSAIRTPIVCVMGHVDHGKTSLLDRIRGSSVVSTEEGAITQHIGATLVPIDAITRMGGALSQVSVNIPGLLFIDTPGHHAFTTLRARGGALADMAIVVVDINEGFRPQTIEALQILRNYKTPFVIAANKVDRIHGWRVQEGQPFKKTFAQQNERVQGMLETKVYELVGKLSDLGFSSERFDRVSDFARNICIVPTSAITGEGISDILMVLIGLAQRYMTENLKVSADGPGAGTVLEVKEERGLGMTLDVILYDGILKVGDEIVVAGNDQIIEAKVRSLLKPRPMSEILIEERFERVKSITAAAGIKVAAPKLDGVIAGSPLRVVRGGNRDEMIERVRHEVQDIQVNLSDIGVIIRADTIGALEALSKELESHQIQVMRATVGPVTRHDVIEAGTIKDPLYSAIIAFNTPVLPDAVDTLADTSMSHVSIFEGGVIYQLLDDYVEWREEKKQELERQKFEKLIMPAKIRILPNCVFRQSNPAVVGVRILGGKLQSGVDLALPNGKKVGRIKQIQAKNETVQEAEAGKEVAISIEGPTVGRQINVDDDLYVDVPERHVKVIEREMINQLSPSLRETLEEFTTLRRREDPFWGK from the coding sequence ATGGCAAAGCAATCAGCGATCAGGACCCCCATCGTCTGCGTGATGGGCCACGTAGACCACGGCAAGACATCGCTCCTGGACAGGATCCGGGGCTCGTCCGTGGTATCCACCGAGGAGGGCGCGATTACGCAGCACATCGGCGCCACGCTCGTTCCCATCGACGCGATCACCCGCATGGGCGGAGCCCTGAGTCAGGTCAGCGTCAACATCCCGGGCCTCCTCTTCATCGACACCCCCGGGCACCACGCCTTTACCACTCTCCGTGCGCGCGGCGGGGCGCTCGCCGATATGGCGATCGTCGTGGTTGACATCAACGAGGGCTTCCGCCCCCAGACGATCGAGGCGCTCCAGATCCTGCGCAACTACAAGACGCCGTTCGTCATCGCGGCGAACAAGGTCGACCGCATCCACGGATGGCGCGTCCAGGAGGGCCAGCCGTTTAAAAAGACGTTTGCACAGCAGAACGAGCGCGTCCAGGGCATGCTCGAGACGAAGGTCTACGAGCTCGTCGGTAAACTCTCCGACCTCGGGTTCAGCTCCGAACGGTTCGACCGGGTCTCGGACTTTGCACGGAACATCTGCATCGTGCCGACGAGCGCCATCACCGGGGAAGGCATCTCCGACATCCTCATGGTGCTGATCGGGCTCGCCCAGCGTTACATGACCGAGAACCTCAAGGTCAGCGCCGACGGCCCCGGTGCCGGCACCGTGCTCGAGGTGAAGGAGGAGCGGGGGCTCGGGATGACGCTCGACGTGATCCTCTACGACGGAATCCTCAAGGTCGGCGACGAGATCGTCGTCGCGGGAAACGACCAGATCATCGAGGCCAAAGTGCGTTCGCTCTTAAAACCCCGGCCCATGAGCGAGATCCTGATCGAGGAGCGGTTCGAGCGGGTCAAGTCCATCACCGCCGCTGCGGGTATCAAGGTCGCCGCCCCGAAACTCGACGGGGTCATCGCGGGCTCCCCCCTCCGGGTCGTCCGGGGTGGAAACCGGGACGAGATGATCGAGCGGGTCCGGCATGAGGTCCAGGACATCCAGGTGAACCTCTCCGATATCGGCGTCATCATCCGGGCGGACACCATCGGCGCCCTCGAAGCGCTCTCCAAGGAACTCGAGAGCCACCAGATCCAGGTGATGCGGGCCACCGTCGGGCCGGTCACCCGGCACGACGTCATCGAGGCGGGGACGATCAAAGACCCCCTCTACAGCGCGATCATCGCCTTCAACACCCCGGTTCTGCCGGACGCTGTCGACACCCTGGCGGACACCTCGATGTCCCACGTCAGCATATTCGAGGGTGGGGTCATCTACCAGCTCCTCGACGACTACGTCGAGTGGCGCGAAGAGAAGAAACAGGAGCTCGAGCGGCAGAAGTTCGAGAAACTGATCATGCCCGCAAAGATCCGGATCCTCCCGAACTGCGTCTTCCGGCAGAGCAACCCGGCGGTGGTCGGCGTCCGGATCCTCGGGGGAAAACTCCAGAGCGGCGTCGACCTGGCCCTCCCGAACGGCAAGAAGGTGGGCCGGATCAAACAGATCCAGGCGAAGAACGAGACGGTCCAGGAAGCGGAGGCAGGCAAGGAGGTGGCGATCTCGATCGAAGGCCCAACGGTCGGCCGCCAGATCAACGTCGACGACGACCTCTATGTGGACGTTCCGGAGCGGCACGTGAAGGTGATCGAGCGGGAGATGATCAACCAGTTGAGCCCGAGCCTGCGGGAGACCCTCGAGGAGTTCACCACCTTGAGGCGCCGGGAAGACCCCTTCTGGGGCAAGTGA
- a CDS encoding 30S ribosomal protein S6e: MADFKIILSEPETGRSYKVDATGPAAGALIGKRIGDEIDGGILGFAGYTIQITGGTDKTGIPARRDLPGPARRRLLLSEGVGFHATMDGERRRKSVRGSEISADFVQINAAVKQSGAKPLAEYFSQPEAAAE; the protein is encoded by the coding sequence ATGGCAGATTTCAAAATCATTCTATCAGAACCGGAGACCGGGCGCTCGTATAAGGTTGATGCGACCGGCCCCGCCGCAGGAGCGCTCATCGGCAAGCGCATCGGTGACGAGATCGACGGGGGCATCCTCGGCTTCGCGGGCTACACGATCCAGATCACCGGCGGCACGGACAAGACCGGCATTCCCGCACGCCGCGACCTTCCCGGACCCGCAAGGAGGAGACTCCTCCTCTCCGAGGGCGTCGGGTTCCACGCGACCATGGACGGAGAGCGCCGCAGGAAGTCGGTGCGGGGCAGCGAGATCAGCGCCGATTTCGTCCAGATCAACGCCGCCGTGAAGCAGAGCGGCGCAAAACCCCTGGCCGAATACTTCAGCCAGCCCGAGGCGGCTGCTGAATAA
- a CDS encoding radical SAM protein, whose product MGDLESCRLCEWKCGVNRLRGERGVCRVGRAEVAATMCSGSLASYIVTLLGCCYRCLHCNAYRISQYPDPGWHYAGHVPAAVLVAEARERIAAYRGRRIRTIGFTGGDPIIHLPYIEEVAAEVKRQGLDLGIGISTGGFATEATMERIVDLCRVITLEIKAWSDPVHRALTGSPVGPVLRNAEYLVHEGRDRIRVFRTVVIPGMTDREAGKIAAFIASLDPGVPYRLIGFRPNNVLYYHPGPSRGEMEHLCTVCRKAGLEDVAWSGYYPEAVPDEVAVEAARLAPAYGGEPGAALTAAYAAACGCPTHPRNCGACPLRDRCPATLREPWRGR is encoded by the coding sequence ATGGGAGATCTCGAGTCCTGCCGCCTCTGCGAGTGGAAGTGCGGCGTCAACCGCCTCCGGGGAGAGCGTGGGGTATGCCGCGTCGGCCGGGCGGAGGTGGCGGCGACGATGTGTTCGGGCTCTCTTGCGAGTTACATCGTCACCCTGCTCGGGTGCTGTTACCGTTGCCTCCACTGCAACGCCTACCGGATCTCGCAGTACCCCGACCCCGGCTGGCACTACGCCGGTCACGTGCCCGCGGCGGTGCTGGTAGCCGAAGCCCGGGAGCGGATTGCCGCCTACAGGGGCCGGCGTATCCGCACGATCGGGTTTACGGGCGGCGACCCGATCATCCACCTCCCATACATCGAAGAGGTGGCGGCCGAAGTGAAACGGCAGGGGCTCGATCTCGGAATCGGGATCTCGACCGGCGGCTTCGCGACGGAGGCAACGATGGAGCGGATCGTCGACCTCTGCCGGGTGATCACCCTCGAGATCAAGGCATGGTCGGACCCGGTCCATCGCGCCCTCACGGGATCGCCGGTGGGCCCGGTGCTCAGGAACGCAGAGTACCTCGTGCACGAGGGGCGAGACCGCATCAGGGTCTTCCGGACAGTGGTGATCCCCGGCATGACCGACAGGGAAGCGGGCAAAATCGCAGCGTTCATCGCCTCGCTCGACCCGGGCGTGCCCTACCGGCTCATCGGGTTTCGGCCGAACAACGTTCTCTACTACCACCCCGGGCCGTCGAGGGGGGAAATGGAGCACCTCTGCACGGTCTGCCGCAAGGCGGGGCTCGAGGACGTGGCCTGGAGCGGCTACTACCCCGAGGCGGTGCCGGACGAGGTAGCCGTCGAGGCAGCACGGCTCGCCCCTGCATACGGGGGAGAGCCGGGAGCGGCGCTCACCGCCGCGTATGCCGCGGCGTGCGGGTGCCCCACTCACCCCCGCAACTGCGGGGCGTGCCCCCTCCGCGACCGCTGTCCCGCCACGCTCAGGGAACCCTGGCGCGGCCGGTAG
- a CDS encoding GNAT family N-acetyltransferase — MMVRNWDKIPGGYVTTIDPAALPEVLRIYNDFCGCGSNGLFGRYSEIFNQIFYVAKFDREVVGYSTYYVKPSLTLGGFRKCAVLYSMAVDKEHRRQGIGRHLLTVSLREMQLNGIYEVALYVSKKNVPALSLYTKLGFAVVGELQDICKEGESCYKMRLGLPTALT; from the coding sequence ATGATGGTCCGAAACTGGGATAAAATCCCCGGCGGCTACGTCACCACGATCGACCCGGCCGCGCTCCCGGAGGTCCTCAGGATCTACAACGATTTCTGCGGTTGTGGATCGAACGGGTTATTCGGCCGTTACTCAGAGATCTTTAACCAGATCTTCTATGTTGCAAAGTTTGATAGGGAGGTCGTCGGATACTCCACCTACTACGTCAAACCTTCGTTAACGCTCGGCGGTTTCAGGAAGTGCGCCGTACTCTACTCGATGGCTGTTGATAAGGAGCACCGAAGGCAGGGTATCGGAAGACATCTTCTTACCGTCAGCCTCCGCGAGATGCAGTTGAACGGCATCTACGAGGTCGCTCTGTATGTCAGCAAAAAGAACGTCCCTGCCCTGTCGCTCTATACAAAACTTGGATTCGCCGTAGTCGGCGAACTGCAGGATATCTGCAAGGAGGGGGAATCCTGCTATAAGATGCGGTTGGGGCTGCCGACCGCCCTGACCTGA
- a CDS encoding DUF2240 family protein: MSVKIAVAAPFKHMRKDRLQRSEFVFYIAIDRKWMNKEQANQLLDRAKSEGLIEVDGGAIRPLFDVAEVSIPLGFKPTSDVLAAAESPYEELIGRIAAATEKPPQEVVAELHQVVTDNFDGNLRVEAAVVILAKKYGVAFEDKLVALEKSAAKNR; this comes from the coding sequence GTGAGTGTCAAGATTGCGGTTGCCGCGCCGTTCAAGCACATGCGCAAAGATCGGCTGCAGAGGAGCGAGTTCGTCTTCTACATCGCCATCGACCGGAAATGGATGAACAAGGAGCAGGCGAATCAGCTCCTGGACCGGGCGAAGTCGGAAGGGCTCATCGAGGTGGACGGGGGAGCCATCCGGCCGCTCTTCGACGTCGCGGAGGTCTCGATACCGCTCGGGTTCAAGCCCACTTCCGACGTCCTCGCAGCGGCGGAGAGCCCCTACGAGGAGCTGATCGGGCGGATCGCCGCCGCGACCGAAAAGCCGCCGCAGGAGGTCGTCGCCGAACTCCACCAGGTCGTCACCGACAACTTCGACGGCAACCTCCGGGTGGAGGCGGCGGTGGTCATCCTCGCGAAGAAGTACGGGGTGGCATTCGAGGACAAACTGGTCGCCCTGGAAAAATCGGCCGCAAAGAATCGGTAG
- a CDS encoding bifunctional metallophosphatase/5'-nucleotidase has product MTDHLTLLQMNDSHGYLESHQELFYAGGPAGYRAAGGYARIAALLEGIRGARPGRVLAFDCGDTIHGTYPAVESKGEALVPVLNALGFDAMTAHWEFAYGPEQFRKVAGRLDYPVLADNCYDDATGDPVFPPYTVCETEGLQVGVIGIAATIVDKVMPESFSEGIRFSLGNAELPGHIAHLRDEEGVDLVVVISHLGFPQEVKLAREVDGIDVLLSGHTHNRLFEPAVVNDTVIIQSGCHGSFLGRLDLTVENRRVTRFDHELIVVGEEIRPDPGVEEMVEGIMEPHREYLSRVVGETRTGLNRNTVLEATMDNLLLQALIDATGAQIAFSNGWRYGAPVPPGPVTVNDLWNIIPVNPPVSTVEITGRELKAMMEENLERTFARDPYEQMGGYVKRCMGVNLYCKLENPPGLRIQEFFAGGKRLDPDAVYHAAFVTGQGVPPAYGKTRQDLDLRAIEALERYLAKGPVSADLRGSVTAI; this is encoded by the coding sequence ATGACCGACCACCTCACGCTCCTGCAGATGAACGACTCGCACGGGTATCTGGAATCGCACCAGGAACTCTTCTATGCCGGCGGACCGGCCGGGTACCGGGCGGCAGGGGGGTATGCCCGGATAGCCGCGCTCCTTGAGGGGATCCGTGGTGCGCGACCGGGAAGGGTGCTCGCGTTCGACTGCGGCGACACCATCCACGGGACCTACCCTGCCGTCGAATCGAAGGGCGAGGCACTCGTCCCGGTGCTGAACGCCCTCGGGTTCGATGCGATGACCGCCCACTGGGAGTTCGCCTACGGCCCGGAGCAGTTCCGGAAGGTGGCCGGGAGGCTCGACTACCCGGTCCTCGCCGACAACTGCTACGACGACGCGACCGGGGACCCGGTCTTTCCCCCGTACACGGTCTGCGAGACCGAAGGACTGCAGGTGGGCGTCATAGGGATCGCCGCCACAATCGTCGACAAGGTGATGCCGGAGTCCTTCTCGGAGGGGATCCGGTTCTCCCTCGGGAACGCCGAACTCCCCGGCCATATCGCCCATCTCCGCGACGAGGAGGGGGTGGATCTCGTCGTGGTGATATCTCACCTCGGCTTTCCCCAGGAGGTGAAACTCGCCCGGGAGGTGGACGGGATCGACGTCCTCCTCTCGGGGCACACCCACAACCGGCTCTTTGAGCCTGCGGTCGTCAACGACACCGTCATCATACAGTCCGGCTGCCATGGCTCCTTCCTCGGGCGGCTTGACCTCACGGTCGAAAACAGGCGGGTGACACGCTTCGACCACGAACTCATCGTCGTCGGCGAGGAGATCCGGCCCGATCCCGGCGTCGAGGAGATGGTCGAGGGGATCATGGAACCCCACCGCGAGTACCTCTCCCGGGTCGTCGGGGAGACCCGGACGGGTCTTAACCGGAACACGGTTCTCGAGGCCACGATGGACAACCTTCTCCTGCAGGCGCTCATCGACGCCACCGGTGCCCAGATAGCGTTCTCGAACGGCTGGCGCTACGGCGCCCCGGTGCCGCCCGGCCCGGTCACGGTAAACGACCTCTGGAACATCATCCCGGTGAACCCCCCGGTCTCGACGGTCGAGATCACGGGCCGGGAACTCAAGGCGATGATGGAGGAGAACCTGGAGCGGACCTTTGCGCGGGACCCCTACGAGCAGATGGGCGGCTACGTGAAGCGGTGTATGGGGGTCAACCTCTACTGCAAACTTGAAAACCCGCCCGGGCTCCGTATCCAGGAGTTCTTTGCCGGGGGGAAACGGCTCGATCCGGACGCCGTCTACCATGCGGCGTTCGTCACCGGGCAGGGCGTGCCGCCGGCCTACGGGAAGACCCGCCAGGACCTCGATCTCCGGGCGATCGAGGCGCTCGAACGCTACCTGGCGAAAGGACCCGTCAGCGCCGATCTCCGCGGGAGCGTGACGGCGATATGA
- a CDS encoding DsrE family protein: MTLSPRVVIHLDERQKATLALRSAKNLITDLAGVEVEVVVHADGVEGLRAGGPNTDLMGLLAGQGVRFLVCEQALRSRNLTPENFPGYVETVPSGIVELVVRQAEGWCYLRP, translated from the coding sequence ATGACCCTCTCCCCGCGGGTCGTCATCCACCTGGACGAGCGCCAGAAGGCGACCCTGGCCCTGAGGAGCGCGAAAAACCTCATCACCGATCTTGCGGGTGTCGAGGTCGAGGTGGTGGTCCACGCCGACGGGGTGGAGGGACTCCGTGCAGGCGGCCCGAACACCGACCTCATGGGCCTGCTCGCGGGCCAGGGGGTCCGGTTCCTTGTCTGCGAGCAGGCGCTCCGCTCCCGGAATTTAACCCCGGAGAACTTCCCCGGCTACGTGGAGACCGTCCCGTCCGGCATCGTGGAACTGGTCGTCAGGCAGGCGGAGGGCTGGTGCTATCTCCGGCCGTGA
- a CDS encoding 30S ribosomal protein S8e — protein MQWQGRSVRKPSGGRYHTSQGKKRSEIGRAPAETHIGEERRKVVRTYGGNQKVRALRVEYATVANPATGETRKAKIETVEANSANPNYVRRNLLTRGAIIKTEMGRARIVSRPSQDGVVNAVLLA, from the coding sequence ATGCAGTGGCAAGGAAGATCAGTACGGAAGCCGTCGGGTGGACGCTACCACACCTCCCAGGGCAAGAAGAGGTCGGAGATCGGAAGAGCTCCGGCAGAGACGCACATCGGTGAAGAACGCAGGAAAGTTGTCCGCACCTACGGGGGCAACCAGAAGGTCCGGGCGCTCCGGGTAGAATACGCGACGGTCGCGAACCCCGCAACCGGCGAGACCAGGAAGGCGAAGATCGAGACGGTCGAGGCAAACAGCGCCAACCCGAACTATGTCCGCCGGAACCTCCTGACCAGAGGCGCCATCATCAAGACCGAAATGGGACGCGCACGGATCGTCAGCAGGCCGAGCCAGGACGGCGTGGTCAACGCCGTTCTGCTGGCATAA
- the hypB gene encoding hydrogenase nickel incorporation protein HypB, with the protein MHHIDVHVEKDIYDVNNRIADANADLLKAHGIRAFDLLGAIGSGKTALIERLVPRLQERGLRPGAIAGDVYGDDDFRRIVALGVPAYNANTGKECHLDAHLVEHAIEHLPLDEIDILFIENVGNMVCPTDFRLGAEKRIVVVSSTEGDDVVNKHPMMFRSSNIGVINKVDLAGFVGANLDRMEEDMHRYNPEMKVFRTNMKTGEGLEALLDAILA; encoded by the coding sequence ATGCATCATATCGACGTCCATGTGGAGAAGGACATCTACGATGTCAACAACCGCATCGCAGACGCCAACGCAGACCTCCTCAAGGCCCACGGCATCCGGGCGTTCGACCTCCTCGGCGCCATCGGGTCGGGGAAGACCGCCCTGATCGAGCGTCTTGTGCCGCGGCTTCAGGAGCGGGGCCTCCGCCCCGGCGCCATCGCCGGGGACGTCTACGGCGACGACGACTTCAGGCGGATCGTGGCCCTCGGCGTCCCGGCCTACAACGCAAACACCGGGAAGGAGTGCCACCTCGATGCCCACCTGGTGGAGCACGCCATCGAGCACCTGCCGCTCGATGAGATCGATATCCTCTTCATAGAAAACGTCGGCAACATGGTCTGCCCGACCGATTTCCGGCTGGGCGCCGAGAAGAGGATCGTCGTCGTCAGTTCGACGGAGGGGGACGATGTGGTGAACAAGCACCCGATGATGTTTCGCAGCAGCAATATCGGCGTCATCAACAAGGTCGACCTCGCCGGGTTCGTCGGCGCCAACCTCGACCGGATGGAAGAGGATATGCACCGCTACAACCCGGAGATGAAGGTCTTCCGGACGAACATGAAGACCGGGGAAGGGCTCGAGGCGCTGCTGGACGCGATCCTCGCCTGA
- a CDS encoding signal recognition particle subunit SRP19/SEC65 family protein — translation MSAERILYPCYFDVTLERREGRRVAKNLGVKSPDLPAIEAVLRKMKVPHRVEEHHHPARWAEREGRIVAEWEGSKEDLIRKVASGLAGRK, via the coding sequence ATGAGCGCTGAACGCATCCTGTACCCCTGTTACTTCGACGTCACGTTAGAGCGGCGGGAGGGGCGTCGCGTCGCAAAAAATCTCGGCGTGAAGTCCCCGGATCTTCCCGCCATCGAGGCCGTTCTGCGGAAGATGAAGGTCCCGCACCGGGTCGAGGAGCACCACCACCCTGCCCGGTGGGCGGAGCGCGAAGGCCGGATCGTGGCGGAATGGGAAGGGAGCAAGGAAGACCTGATCCGGAAGGTCGCGAGCGGTCTTGCCGGCCGGAAGTGA
- a CDS encoding histidinol phosphate phosphatase domain-containing protein — protein MYDLHTHTILSDGELLPTELVRRAAVLGYDTLAVTDHADASNLAHLVEAVGECRESARCYGVNLLVGVELTHVPPSLIPVFARDAKRLGADIVVVHGETVVEPVAPGTNHTACTCEYVDVLAHPGLIAVEDARAAAERGVALEITSRGGHNRTNGHVVRVAREAGCRLVVDSDTHAPSDLMSKEARWAVALGAGLTEAESREVLSVDRNRLLQK, from the coding sequence ATGTACGACCTGCACACCCATACCATCCTCTCCGACGGCGAACTTCTCCCGACGGAGCTGGTTCGCCGGGCTGCCGTGCTCGGCTACGACACCCTCGCCGTCACCGACCACGCGGACGCCTCCAACCTCGCGCATCTGGTGGAGGCTGTGGGAGAATGCCGGGAATCGGCACGATGTTACGGCGTGAACCTGCTCGTCGGGGTGGAGCTCACCCACGTCCCGCCGTCCCTGATCCCGGTATTTGCGCGCGACGCAAAACGGCTCGGAGCCGATATCGTCGTGGTCCACGGCGAGACGGTGGTGGAGCCGGTCGCCCCCGGAACCAATCACACCGCATGCACGTGCGAGTACGTGGACGTGCTCGCACACCCGGGGCTCATAGCGGTCGAGGATGCCCGCGCAGCTGCGGAGCGCGGGGTTGCGCTCGAAATAACCTCCCGGGGAGGGCACAACCGGACCAACGGCCACGTGGTGCGGGTGGCCCGGGAGGCCGGCTGCCGGCTTGTAGTCGATTCCGATACGCATGCACCGTCCGATCTGATGTCAAAGGAGGCACGGTGGGCGGTCGCGCTCGGCGCCGGGCTGACGGAGGCGGAATCGCGGGAAGTCCTCTCTGTGGATAGAAATCGGCTCCTTCAGAAGTGA
- a CDS encoding transcription initiation factor IIB yields the protein MAEVEKLKQLQLQREALKKRGEQKVKETEKKRTEESVQSVCPECGSRQLVHDYERAELVCQNCGLVLDEEFIDRGPEWRAFDHDQRMKRSRVGAPMTFTIHDKGLSTMIDWRNRDSYGRAISSKNRAQLYRLRKWQRRIRVSNATERNLAFALSELDRMASALGLPRNVRETAAVVYRDAVDKNLIRGRSIEGVAAAALYAACRQCSVPRTLDEIAEVSRVSRKEIGRTYRFISRELGLKLLPTSPIDYVPRFCSGLNLKGEVQSRAVEILRQAGERELTSGRGPTGVAAAAIYISSILGGERRTQREVAEVAGVTEVTIRNRYKELAEKLDIEIIL from the coding sequence ATGGCAGAAGTAGAAAAATTGAAGCAGCTGCAGTTGCAGCGTGAGGCCCTGAAGAAGAGAGGGGAGCAGAAGGTCAAAGAGACGGAGAAGAAGCGCACCGAGGAGAGCGTCCAGTCCGTCTGCCCCGAGTGCGGCAGCCGCCAGCTCGTTCACGACTACGAGCGTGCCGAACTCGTATGCCAGAACTGCGGTCTCGTCCTCGACGAGGAGTTCATCGACCGCGGCCCCGAGTGGCGTGCATTCGATCACGACCAGCGCATGAAGCGCTCCCGTGTCGGCGCACCGATGACGTTCACGATCCACGACAAGGGTCTCTCGACGATGATCGACTGGAGGAACCGTGACTCCTACGGCCGCGCGATCTCGAGCAAGAACCGCGCCCAGCTCTACCGGCTCCGGAAGTGGCAGCGGCGCATCCGTGTCTCGAATGCGACCGAGCGGAACCTGGCGTTCGCGCTCTCGGAACTGGACCGGATGGCGTCTGCGCTCGGTCTGCCCCGGAACGTGCGCGAGACCGCTGCGGTCGTCTACCGCGACGCTGTGGACAAGAACCTGATCCGCGGCCGGAGTATCGAGGGTGTCGCGGCAGCGGCGCTGTATGCGGCATGCCGCCAGTGCAGCGTTCCCCGGACGCTTGACGAGATCGCCGAGGTCTCCCGGGTATCGAGGAAAGAGATCGGACGCACCTACCGGTTCATCTCCCGTGAGCTCGGTCTGAAACTCCTGCCGACGTCGCCGATCGACTACGTACCGCGCTTCTGCTCGGGCCTGAACCTGAAGGGCGAGGTCCAGAGCCGGGCGGTCGAGATCCTCCGGCAGGCAGGCGAGCGCGAACTTACGAGCGGCAGAGGCCCGACGGGCGTCGCTGCGGCCGCCATCTACATCTCCTCGATCCTCGGCGGAGAGCGGCGCACCCAGCGCGAGGTCGCCGAGGTTGCGGGCGTAACCGAGGTCACGATCAGGAACAGATATAAGGAACTGGCAGAAAAATTAGATATCGAGATCATACTCTGA